In Pseudorasbora parva isolate DD20220531a chromosome 9, ASM2467924v1, whole genome shotgun sequence, the following proteins share a genomic window:
- the LOC137089621 gene encoding LOW QUALITY PROTEIN: atypical chemokine receptor 2 (The sequence of the model RefSeq protein was modified relative to this genomic sequence to represent the inferred CDS: deleted 2 bases in 2 codons; substituted 4 bases at 4 genomic stop codons), with protein sequence MVVLNSEDNSNYEDYYNAEGLEEYGLCKKTHVREFCNVFLPIFYSTTCALSIIANLTLLILFIKYKTLRKVLPLHMVISDFLFTLSLPFWAVHASSEXIFGDQSCKATTLVYMISLYSSNLFVACQSLQRFMDIVCAVSTIRIFFSLKRNTVMCILVWLLSILAAAVHVNFVETQKVHEQNICTYNFNNEVVWKIYLRFQMYILGFVIPFLVLLFCSIGLPCVAVVRNTFQMFKYEIGFIVMFFLLWFPYSVVIFFQALQELYIFYSCTTNIHXLXHXQIDFAIQLTKCIAFMHVFINPVLYIFLNKKVWKRLRNACETPREYLLEECNSLSNMSSQNGLMELRSVQQYQALDLRFCAERTYNLLPEPM encoded by the exons ATGGTTGTTTTAAACTCAGAGGACAACAGCAATTATGAGGACTATTATAATGCAGAAGGACTTGAGGAATATGGACTCTGCAAGAAGACACATGTAAGGGAATTCTGCAATGTGTTTCTGCCTATATTCTACTCCACTACCTGTGCACTGAGCATAATTGCAAATTTAACCCTTCTAATATTATTCATCAAATACAAAACTCTTAGGAAGGTGTTGCCTCTGCACATGGTCATATCagattttctttttacactgagccTTCCATTCTGGGCAGTGCATGCTAGCAGTGAATAGATCTTTGGTGATCAAAGCTGTAAGGCAACAACATTGGTTTACATGATCAGTTTGTATAGCAGCAATCTCTTTGTTGCTTGTCAGAGCTTGCAAAGATTTATGGACATTGTATGTGCTGTTTCTACCATAAGGATCTTCTTTAGTCTAAAGAGGAATACTGTTATGTGCATTTTGGTGTGGCTTTTATCCATTTTGGCAGCTGCTGTTCATGTCAACTTTGTTGAGACTCAAAAGGTCCATGAACAGAACATTTGCACTTACAACTTCAACAATGAAGTTGTCTGGAAAATCTATTTAAGATTTCAGATGTACATACTTGGGTTTGTCATTCCATTTTTAGTACTCCTATTTTGTTCCATCGGACTACCATGTGTTGCTGTGGTGAGGAACACATTCCAGATGTTTAAATATGAAATTGGATTCATTGTTATGTTTTTTCTCCTCTGGTTCCCCTATAGTGTTGTAATTTTCTTTCAAGCTTTGCAAgagctttacatt ttttattcatgtacCACCAACATACACTAACTTTGACACTGACAA ATTGACTTTGCTATTCAGCTGACAAAATGTATTGCTTTCATGCATGTTTTCATAAATCCTgttctgtatatatttttaaacaaaaaggtCTGGAAACGATTGAGAAATGCTTGCGAAACTCCAAGGGAGTATCTGCTTGAGGAATGTAACAGTTTATCAAATATGTCAAGTCAGAATGGTCTTATGGAGCTAAGGTCAGTTCAGCAATATCAAGCCCTTGACCTGAGATTTTGTGCTGAACGAACTTATAACTTACTGCCTGAGCCAATGTAA